A genome region from Arachis duranensis cultivar V14167 chromosome 8, aradu.V14167.gnm2.J7QH, whole genome shotgun sequence includes the following:
- the LOC107461747 gene encoding 60S ribosomal protein L12, with translation MPPKFDPSQVVDVYVRVTGGEVGAASSLAPKIGPLGLSPKKIGEDIAKETAKDWKGLRVTVKLTVQNRQAKVSVVPSAAALVIKALKEPERDRKKTKNIKHNGNISLDDVIEIARVMRPRSMAKELSGTVKEILGTCVSVGCTVDGKDPKDLQEEITDGDVEIPLD, from the coding sequence ATGCCGCCTAAGTTCGACCCTTCGCAGGTCGTCGATGTCTACGTCCGAGTCACCGGCGGTGAGGTTGGCGCGGCGAGTTCGCTCGCTCCGAAGATCGGTCCGCTAGGTCTCTCTCCGAAGAAGATCGGAGAAGACATTGCTAAGGAGACAGCAAAGGACTGGAAGGGACTGAGAGTGACGGTGAAGCTCACCGTGCAGAACCGTCAGGCTAAGGTCTCGGTGGTTCCGTCGGCGGCGGCGCTGGTCATCAAGGCTTTGAAGGAGCCGGAGAGAGACCGGAAGAAGACGAAGAATATTAAGCACAACGGGAACATCTCGCTGGATGACGTCATCGAAATTGCAAGGGTTATGCGGCCAAGGTCGATGGCGAAGGAGCTGAGCGGCACCGTTAAGGAGATTCTTGGCACGTGCGTCTCCGTCGGGTGCACCGTCGACGGGAAGGATCCAAAGGATTTGCAGGAGGAGATCACGGACGGAGATGTTGAGATCCCTCTCGATTGA